The proteins below come from a single Triticum aestivum cultivar Chinese Spring chromosome 5D, IWGSC CS RefSeq v2.1, whole genome shotgun sequence genomic window:
- the LOC123124225 gene encoding BTB/POZ and MATH domain-containing protein 1-like, with product MGERGIVKSAIVVAEERRTHVIKIDAYSKELLQTGEFATSIPFVVGDHVWVVKYYPNGNGVPGYISVYLVLESADAKDVKAKFTFSLLDKGGEPVPSYTKTITEHIFPSKGSDWGFTSFILQKDLEGSVHLRGDSFRIRCDVTVVKKIRSKETHANQFVVVPPSNLHQQLRSLLESKDGADVAFRVDGEIFSAHRSMLAARSPVFRAELFGAMRAEAADPIEIDDIEADVFKSLLHFIYTDSLPESTNEDATLDDVVTASHLLVAADRYDIERLKLICEEKLCNHIDTKMVATSLALAEQHNCHGLKEACFEFLASASNWRQ from the coding sequence ATGGGAGAGCGTGGGATAGTCAAGTCCGCCATTGTGGTTGCAGAAGAAAGGAGGACACATGTGATCAAGATAGATGCGTAttccaaggagctgctccagacTGGCGAGTTTGCCACATCTATCCCTTTCGTAGTCGGAGATCATGTCTGGGTTGTTAAATATTACCCAAATGGTAACGGCGTGCCTGGTTACATATCTGTTTATCTGGTTCTTGAATCTGCTGATGCCAAGGATGTGAAGGCGAAATTCACCTTTAGTTTACTTGACAAGGGTGGAGAACCAGTGCCTTCATACACCAAAACTATCACAGAACATATCTTCCCAAGCAAAGGTTCAGACTGGGGTTTCACTTCTTTTATCTTGCAGAAGGATCTCGAGGGATCAGTGCACCTAAGAGGCGATAGTTTCAGAATCAGGTGTGATGTCACTGTCGTGAAGAAGATCCGCAGCAAAGAGACACATGCAAATCAGTTTGTTGTGGTTCCTCCAAGCAACTTGCATCAGCAGCTCCGTAGCCTCTTGGAAAGCAAGGATGGAGCAGACGTGGCCTTTCGAGTCGATGGCGAGATATTCTCGGCTCATAGGTCCATGCTCGCCGCTCGCTCACCGGTCTTCAGGGCAGAGCTCTTTGGCGCCATGAGGGCGGAAGCCGCTGATCCAATCGAAATTGATGATATAGAAGCTGATGTGTTCAAGTCCTTGCTCCATTTCATCTACACGGATTCACTCCCTGAGAGCACTAATGAAGATGCAACACTAGATGATGTTGTGACAGCTAGCCATCTACTTGTAGCGGCGGACAGATACGACATCGAGAGGCTGAAGCTGATATGTGAGGAGAAGTTGTGCAATCACATTGACACCAAAATGGTTGCCACTAGTTTGGCTTTGGCCGAGCAGCATAACTGCCATGGACTCAAGGAGGCTTGCTTTGAGTTCCTTGCTTCTGCTTCCAATTGGAGGCAATGA